A stretch of the Athene noctua chromosome 35, bAthNoc1.hap1.1, whole genome shotgun sequence genome encodes the following:
- the ZC3H4 gene encoding LOW QUALITY PROTEIN: zinc finger CCCH domain-containing protein 4 (The sequence of the model RefSeq protein was modified relative to this genomic sequence to represent the inferred CDS: inserted 1 base in 1 codon): MAVESPSVPPAAAASPPSPHSTPPSPSCHHHDSGSCSLPRPPPPLQHHHGPDEREDGELEEGELEDDGGEEAQDPSESQERGRKEKGEKHHSDSEDEKAHRRMKRKRRKEREKEKRRSKKKRKSKHKRHASSSDDFSDYSEDSDFSPGEKGHRKYREYSPPYSSSHQQYPSSHSAPLQKKGYSKMESKNYGMYEDYENEEYGQYEGEEDEDLGKEDYDDFAKELNQYRRAKEGSHRGRGGRGRGRGYRGRGGGRGGMRGGRGMGRGNRGRGRGDHPEEEEEMYDEEMEYCDNEEPLGDDDYDDYSKELSQYRRSKETRGRGLNRGRGRGPRGRGNKGMGRGRGRGGNRSGMGKGGGMNDDDDYYDDDMGDGGGGGNYRRNDHDKPHQQSDKKGKVICKYFVEGRCTWGDHCNFSHDIELPKKRELCKFYITGYCARAENCPYMHGDFPCKLFHTTGNCINGDDCMFSHDPLTEETRELLDKMLADDAEAGAEDEKEVEELKKQGINPLPKPPPGVGLLPTPPRPPGPPAPTSPNGRPMPGGPPPPPPPPLPPPGPQMPPPMHEPLSPQQLQQQQDMYKKIPSLFEIVVRPTGQLAEKLGVRFPGPGGPPGPMPGPMHPDMHPDMHPDMHPDMHPDMHPDMHPDMHPDMHPDMPMGPGMNPGPPMGPGPPMMPYGPDDSPHSGMMPPVPPAQGFYDNFYQQQEGLEMDHGMMGDPEDYGGYEDMEGPPGEHMFPDPTLDPDALCEGGPSGLAKPPGSIPDFMPSAQRALYLRIQQKQQEEEERARRLAESSKQERENEEGDTGNWYSSDEDDGGSSVTSILKTLRQQSSGRAHPQPPHADLGPPAGVSDPRLQKNPAGGGRPADPRLRDPRLSRGADLPLPSLPGDSGPTDPRLARHGPPPAPKAEPPHAAGGQKPAQLPEEEEGERVLRDKPVPIPLDALPGHSLRDPRSQLQQFSHIKKDVVLHRPAFARTVLWSPEDLIPLPLPKQDFVPVPAALQALPALDPRLNRPQTALSDPRQRGAAAADASSSSSSSSSSASSSGAGLPDFELLSRILKTVNAAGGPSPGPGDKPSDPRVRKGPADPRLQKSAETGVSRIAKSPETTTATGGGGEAAPAIAPYDPRLSKGSAQSSVLSAISLYDPRTPSSGKTAESPNEGNSASKSSDSGKNSGKNKEPLFVRRSALEQPETEKTSGESATDRYNSYNRPRPKGTAGTGPPPGPENTPQPGVHNLPVPXVYGMVKQSTKSGSGSPFAGNSPARDGEQQDAASLKDVFKGFDPTASPFCQ, from the exons GGAGGATGGAGAACTGGAAGAAGGGGAACTGGAGGACGACGGAGGGGAGGAGGCGCAGGATCCCTCCGAATCTCAAGAAAGAGGTCGGAAGGAGAAAGGGGAGAAGCACCACAGCGACTCGGAGGATGAGAAAGCTCATCGGCGGATGAAGCGCAAGCGCcggaaagagagggagaaggagaagaggaggtccaagaagaaaaggaaatccaAACACAAG CGCCACGCGTCCTCCAGCGATGACTTCTCCGATTACAGCGAGGACTCAGACTTCAGCCCCGGGGAAAAGGGGCACAGAAAATACCGGGAGTACAGCCCCCCCTACTCCTCT TCCCACCAGCAGTATCCGTCCTCCCACAGCGCTCCCCTCCAGAAGAAGGGCTACTCGAAGATGGAGAGCAAAAATTATGGCATGTACGAGGACTACGAGAACGAGGAGTACGGCCAGTACGAgggggaggaggatgaagatCTCGGGAAGGAAGACTACGACGACTTTGCGAAAGAGCTGAACCAATACCGGAGGGCGAAGGAGGGCTCGCACCGGGGCCGAG GTGGCCGCGGGCGAGGCCGAGGGTACCGCGGgcgaggaggaggcagagggggcATGCGAGGAGGCCGAGGCATGGGCCGGGGCAACCGCGGGCGAGGCCGGGGCGACCACcccgaggaagaggaggagatgtaCGACGAGGAGATGGAG TACTGCGACAACGAGGAGCCCCTCGGCGACGACGACTACGACGACTACTCCAAGGAGCTGAGCCAGTACCGCAGGAGTAAGGAGACCCGCGGGAGGG GGCTGAACCGAGGCCGcgggcgcggcccccggggacgaGGGAATAAAGGAATGGGCAGAGGCCGCGGCCGAGGCGGCAACAGAAGCGGGATGGGGAAAGGCGGCGGCATGAACGACGACGACGATTACTACGACGACGACATGGGA GACGGAGGAGGGGGTGGGAATTACCGACGCAACGACCACGACAAACCCCACCAGCAGTCGGATAAGAAAGGCAAAGTGATCTGCAAATACTTCGTGGAGGGCAGATGCACCTGG GGCGACCACTGCAATTTCAGTCACGACATCGAACTGCCAAAGAAACGGGAACTCTGCAAGTTCTACATCACCGGCTACTGCGCCAGGGCCGAGAACTGCCCCTACATGCACG GGGATTTCCCCTGCAAGCTCTTCCACACCACGGGCAACTGCATCAACGGGGACGACTGCATGTTTTCTCACGATCCCCTCACGGAGGAGACGCGGGAGCTGCTGGATAAG ATGCTGGCGGACGACGCCGAAGCGGGCGCAGAGGATGAGAAAGAAGTGGAGGAACTGAAGAAACAGGGCATCAACCctctccccaaacccccccccggcGTGGGCTTGCTTCCCACCCCCCCGCGCCCTCCCGGGCCGCCCGCTCCCACCTCTCCCAACGGCAGACCCATGCCGGGGGgccctcctccccccccgccgccgccgctgccgcccccgGGGCCGCAGATGCCGCCGCCGATGCACGAACCTCTGTCGccgcagcagctgcagcagcagcaggacatgtACAAGAAAATCCCGTCGCTCTTCGAGATCGTGGTCCGGCCCACGGGGCAGCTGGCCGAGAAACTGGGCGTcag ATTCCCCGGGCCAGGGGGACCCCCAGGACCCATGCCTGGCCCCATGCACCCCGACATGCACCCGGACATGCACCCCGACATGCACCCCGACATGCACCCCGACATGCACCCCGATATGCACCCCGATATGCACCCGGACATGCACCCGGACATGCCCATGGGTCCGGGAATGAATCCGGGCCCCCCCATGGGCCCGGGGCCCCCCATGATGCCCTACGGACCCGACGACTCCCCCCACTCCGGCATGATGCCGCCCGTCCCGCCGGCGCAAGGTTTCTACGATAATTTCTACCAGCAGCAAGAAGGTTTGGAGATGGATCACGGCATGATGGGAGACCCAG AAGACTACGGTGGTTACGAGGACATGGAGGGGCCCCCCGGGGAGCACATGTTCCCTGATCCAACCCTGGATCCCGACGCCCTGTGCGAGGGGGGTCCGTCTGGCTTGGCCAAGCCCCCCGGCAGCATCCCCGACTTCATGCCCTCGGCGCAGAGAGCCCTTTACCTGCGGATCcagcaaaagcagcaggaggaggaggagagagccCGCAGGTTAGCCGAGAGCAGCAAGCAGGAACGTGAAAACGAGGAAG gcgaCACCGGGAACTGGTATTCCAGCGACGAAGACGACGGGGGGAGCAGCGTCACCTCCATCCTGAAAACCCTGCGGCAGCAGAGCTCGGGCCGggctcacccccagcccccccacgcCGACCTCGGCCCCCCCGCGGGCGTCAGCGACCCCCGGCTGCAGAAAAaccccgcgggggggggccgccCCGCCGACCCCCGCCTGCGGGACCCCAGGCTGTCCCGCGGCGCCGACCTCCCCCTGCCGTCCCTGCCGGGGGACTCGGGACCCACCGACCCCCGCCTGGCCCGGcacgggcccccccccgcccccaaagCGGAGCCTCCTCACGCCGCCGGGGGCCAGAAACCCGCCCAGCTGcccgaggaggaggaaggcgagaGGGTTCTACGGGATAAGCCCGTCCCCATCCCCTTGGACGCTCTGCCGGGTCACTCCCTGCGGGACCCCCGCTCCCAGCTCCAGCAGTTCAGCCACATCAAGAAGGACGTGGTGCTGCACCGCCCCGCCTTCGCCCGCACCGTCCTCTGGAGCCCTGAGGACCTCATCCCGCTGCCCCTCCCCAAGCAGGACTtcgtccccgtccccgccgccctcCAGGCCCTGCCCGCCCTCGATCCGCGCCTCAACAGGCCCCAGACGGCCCTTTCCGACCCCAGGcagcggggcgcggcggcggcggacgcctcctcctcctcctcgtcctcgtcctcctccgcctcctcgtCGGGCGCCGGCCTCCCCGATTTCGAGCTCTTATCGAGGATTTTAAAGACTGTGAACGCGGCCGGCGGCCCCTCGCCCGGGCCCGGCGATAAACCCAGCGATCCTCGCGTGCGGAAAGGCCCCGCCGACCCCCGCCTGCAAAAATCCGCGGAAACGGGCGTTTCGAGAATCGCCAAGAGCCCCGAAACGACGACGGCgacggggggcggcggggaggccgcCCCGGCCATCGCCCCCTACGACCCGCGGCTCAGCAAGGGCAGCGCCCAGAGCAGCGTCCTCAGCGCCATCAGCCTCTACGACCCCAGGACTCCCAGCTCGGGCAAAACAGCCGAGTCTCCCAACGAGGGAAATTCCGCCTCGAAATCGTCCGATTCCGGGAAAAACTCCGGGAAAAACAAGGAACCTCTTTTCGTTCGACGCTCGGCTTTGGAGCAACCCGAAACGGAGAAAACGAGCGGCGAATCCGCCACGGACAGGTACAACAGTTACAACCGACCTCGTCCCAAAGGCACCGCCGGGActgggcccccccccggcccggaaAACACCCCCCAACCCGGAGTTCACAACCTCCCAGTCC CAGTTTACGGGATGGTCAAACAAAGCACCAAGTCGGGCTCGGGGAGCCCCTTCGCGGGGAACAGCCCGGCGCGGGACGGCGAGCAGCAGGACGCCGCCTCCCTCAAAGACGTCTTCAAGGGCTTCGACCCCACCGCCTCGCCTTTCTGCCAGTAA